The Tolypothrix sp. PCC 7712 region GCATATAGGCGATTTGCCCCATGACGGTGAGAATTAGACTATCACCTAAACTAAACCAATGGTCATCTATACCTAAAGCGCGGTTGGTGTGTGTAACTAATAGCAGCATTGTCATTCCTAAAGCTGCTGATAGTACCGTACTCCAACCAAAAATCACGCGAAAAGGTGAGCTTTTCAGGTATCGCTGGAAAATCCAAATCCCTACTAAAGAAGCGAGATTTGTAACTAGGCGCACTCGTCCCAAAAATTCTGGGGCAAAATGTAATTCGTTGGTGGTGAAGAAGAAAAAGGCTGAGTCAGCAGTTGGTGTCGCTTGCCAAATAAAGACAAATGCTGTTGGTAACCAAATTGCCTTTTGGGTGACAGCTTGGCGGAGTTGACTCAGTTGATGCTTAACGCTGACACTGTTATTTTCAGAGGAATTTTCCGCACTTTTATTGACAGGAGATTCGGCAATTAACCAAGCGACAGCCGAAACTAATAAGGGAAAAATGGCGGTAATCCAAAATACAGTATGTGTAGAGAAATGCTCTAAAAGCCAGCCGCTAAAATATGCTGTAATCAAACCACCAAATGCAGAAGCACCCCAGCAAATAGATTGTAGTGAACCTGCATCAGCTTGGGATTCTGCTCTGGCGCGTTCGACTACTAAGGAGTCAACGATCACATCGCTGACTGCAACTGAAAGCGACCCCAAGGCGATCGCTAACGTTGCTGCCCAGGTAGTATGAACTAATGTGGCGAGGCTTACCCAGGAAATAGTTCCTAATATCCCCGATAAAATTAGATATGGACGGCGGCGATAGCCAAAGATGGGCAAGCCATCGGAGATAAAACCAAATACTGGTTTAATAATCCAAGGTAAGGCGACTATTCCTAGTAGCGCCGATACTTGGGTGGGACTCAGCAACAGTTCATCTTTGAGGAAAAAGCTGACGGCTAAACGCGCCAACCCTAAAATGCCTTGGACAAAGTAGACGGTAAGAATGGCGATTAACTCGGCACTGGGTTCATGGCCGAAGAAAATTTTCTGTTTTACTGAGTCTTTGACCTTGGACAAGCCAGAGGAGTGAATCAGCATTAGGTAAATATTTTTTAAGCTTTATCTACTTTTCTATATTATCTATGTTCTGAGAAATGGGGGTAAAGGCAGAGCCAGCGATCGCGGATGCACAAATTCCCTACCCAAAGGGAAAGTTCTCATTAAAATCGTTGAAAATGTGCTTAAATATACCTTTTGAATGTGATTGCTACTTAAAAAGCAAGTTTTATAATCAACCTGAAAATTAAATGCGATCGCACTCACTCAGATAATAGCGACCAAGCTAAATCATCAATTATCTTCTGTCAAGGTGACTCTGAAGAGTTTGTGGTAATTTTTTTCTTACGCTCTAGTCAAATATTGATACTTATTTACACAGTCACAAGCTTTGATATGTGAAACTTAGATTATTAGTAATTTTTTATACATTTTTATCTCAAAAAGTTAAATTAAGTACATGAATAGAAGTGTACTCAATACTGCTCGGTTAAGGTTTTTCAACTCGGAATTTGGTTTGGGGAAAAGGTGTACCCCTGCGCTTAAGCAAGCAAGCTACGCGTAGGGTCTGTGCAGGAGAAAGGGTAAGGGTTAAAGGTTTTTTTTCTTGCCCCTTTTTCCCTTCCCCTTTTGCCTTTAACCGACAAGTATTGGAAGTATACCTAACGATAGGGTAGCTTCTGTAACATTAGTGATATCTGCTGTAATTAGGCATTTCAGCAGGCTTTTTGATTGATAACCCTAGTTGCAGATCAATGATAATTTTTATACTTACAGTTATTTTTATGAAACAATAAACTGCCTATTTGGCATAACTATCACACTTTAGTTTCTGGTTAAGATTAGTTCATGATTAAGTAAATTAATGATTACTATCTGATGGTTGCAAAGTGAATAATCATCTGTAGCCAAAATTCCTTGTGATCGCCTTCAGTAAGTGATTTGCGGCATTAAGATGATATTGATACATATCATTGATTCTGCTAAATAAAGGCCCTCATTAATGAAAGCGATCACTGATTGTCGATGGCAATGCATAAATTGCCAATTAATTCTGTAGCCGCAATTATTTAAATATAAATACGAGAGAAAAATATTTTGATATCTTGTTATTTATTCATAGGTTAAATAATGCTTAAATAACAAGATATTTTAGGTTAATTTAACTCCCTTTTATAGATTAAAAATTATTAACTAAAGTATTGATAGTCATAAGGTAGACAGATAAAAAATTTCTAGCCAGAAATGAAAAATAATTTTTTAGCCCAGCTACCCTAGGCAAAAATTAAAATACAACAAGCAGAAGCAATCTCATGAATAGATTGAAAGCGTTCAAGTTCCATTGGAACATTGACACACAAATCTTCTCTTGAGCAGCTGTATTTTCCAAATTGCTGTCCTCTGGCTTTCTTTGCCACTTCTAAGAAATTAAACTTAACTATATTACTATTTAGCGATATTACCAATTTGAGAATTAGATTGACAAAAATAAATGTATATAATTTCTGTACATCTGGATGAGATTTATGCGAAGATAGCTAGGTCAACAAGTTTTTCGTTTTGATTGTCCAAAAATTAAGTTAATTAACAAGCGATCGCGGCCTGTCTAGAGTGGCTAACAACAAATCGCCCATAACAATTTCGTCAGAATGACAAGCAAGTTTTACAATTTGTTATCTCCAAGAGAAAATCATAATTTACATAAAAAATTAAGAATCTGATTGGACAAACTGGAGAAGTAAATATTATTCTAGTAGCGTGTTTTAAAAATTACCCTCTAACAAAATCACTTTATCAGGCGAGGTAATTTTCCGAAATCACGAAAGACGCAAGTGTAGGCTTATAAGTTGCCTACTTGAATACACAAGATAGATACTATCTGGCTTTATGGTTTTCCTCATATAAGCCTGTAATCTGGTGGGTTTTGTCTCAATCCCAAAGATCAACTTTTCTTTAAGTATCAAAGCTGTAGATGCGTATTCCTTATCAGGATAACTAGCGACTCAGCTGCTTCTAACAGGAGTGGCATAGAGGGCGCAGTCGTATCTCCTGCAAGGGTAGTATAGTCACAACAGGGTGCTGAGAAAAACATGGGATTTTTCACGAACAACCTGTAACTATAAATACCATAACTGTGATATTTCTATTTCTGTGAGCCGTAACAAGGAAATAAGACAATGACAAAAAATGTTCTCTTTATCATTTCAGAGTGGGGCTACTGGGGCGAAGAACTCATTGGGCCCTTAGAGGCATGTGATGCTGCTGGATATAACATCACCTTTGTCACCCCCAACGGCAAAAAACCAACACCACTATCTGTAAGTTGTGCGCCTGGTTATATCGATCCCCCATTAGGACGTGGCGTGACTTCAGAAGAAATGGGAGCAAAAACCGTCCGCGTTCATGAGTCAGACAGACTCGACAGCCCTAAGAGTTTAGCTGATTGGTTTCCTCTAAGAGCTTATCCTAGCTCTCCTACATATCTCAGAGATATGGAAGCCTACTACCAAAAAATAGACAAAATTATTGCAGAAGAACTAGTCAATTACGATGCGCTAGTGATTGTTGGTGGTAGTGGCGCACTCATTGATTTAGCTAATAATTCCCGTCTACACGAACTCATCCTTGGCTTTGTCAAACTCAACAAACCTATTGCAGCTGAGTGTTATGGAGTTACCTGTCTAGCATTTGCTAGAGACTTCCGCGAGAAGAAGAGCTTGATTTGGGGTAAGCACGTGACTGGGCACCCAATTGATTACGACTACCTAGACGGTACCGGATTTGAAGGGCCCCACGCTATTGATGGCTCTAAAAAGGGATTTGGCGACGGCTATATTAATTTTGGCCCTCCATTCTACCCTCTAGAATTCATTCTCCGTGACGCTGTTGGCCCCGATGGAGCCTTTATCGGTAACGTTGGTCACCAAACCTCCGTTTTAGTTGATTATCCTTTCATTACCAGTCGTTCTACAGCTTCTTCTGTTGAGTGCGGTCGCATATTAGTAGAAGTCCTAGAGAAAGGACTTACCCGTTATGGATGGTAAACCTGATTAGTCTTTGCAACTCAAACAAGATTAATCAATGACCTAAGCACTAATAACGACAGAATCCATGACTCAAAAAACTGGTCGTTTTGCCATTCTTGAGCAATTTCTCGCAGATGGCATCCACTATATGTTTGGTAACCCAGGCACAGTGGAACAGGGTTTTTTGGATGCCCTGTGGGAATATCCAGATCTCAAGTACATTCTGACTTTGCAAGAAACCGTGGCTGTGATGACAGCCGATGGTTACGCTCGAGCTACCAAAAAGCCAGCATTAGTCCAAATTCATAGTGGCGTTGGTTTAGGTAATGCGATCGGCGCACTTTACCAGGCCATGCGTGGTCACGCCCCTTTGGTAGTCATCGGCGGAGATGCGGGTATCAAATATGCAGCAATGGATGCTCAAATGGCAGCGGATTTGGTCGGTATGGCCAAACCCGTCACTAAATGGGCTGCCACAGTCAATGAGCCATCTTCATTGCTGAGAATGCTCCGCAGAGCCATTAAGATTGCCTCTACACCCCCGATGGGGCCAGTTTATCTCTGCCTTCCTCAAGATATTTTGGATGCGCCTGTAGTCGAGCCAATCATACCTACCTTGACTCCTTCTACTCGTGTAGTACCAGACGATGAGACAGTTAAGGCAGTGGCCCAGACTCTAGTAGCTGCCAAAAAACCCATGATTTTTGTTGGCGATGGAGTTGCTTATTCTGGAGCCCAGGCAGAGTTAACCAAAGTTGCCGAACTTCTAGGGGCTGAGGTTTGGGATGTAGACTCTGGAGAAGTCAACATTAGCTATGCTCACCCTC contains the following coding sequences:
- a CDS encoding type 1 glutamine amidotransferase domain-containing protein translates to MTKNVLFIISEWGYWGEELIGPLEACDAAGYNITFVTPNGKKPTPLSVSCAPGYIDPPLGRGVTSEEMGAKTVRVHESDRLDSPKSLADWFPLRAYPSSPTYLRDMEAYYQKIDKIIAEELVNYDALVIVGGSGALIDLANNSRLHELILGFVKLNKPIAAECYGVTCLAFARDFREKKSLIWGKHVTGHPIDYDYLDGTGFEGPHAIDGSKKGFGDGYINFGPPFYPLEFILRDAVGPDGAFIGNVGHQTSVLVDYPFITSRSTASSVECGRILVEVLEKGLTRYGW
- a CDS encoding folate/biopterin family MFS transporter, translating into MLIHSSGLSKVKDSVKQKIFFGHEPSAELIAILTVYFVQGILGLARLAVSFFLKDELLLSPTQVSALLGIVALPWIIKPVFGFISDGLPIFGYRRRPYLILSGILGTISWVSLATLVHTTWAATLAIALGSLSVAVSDVIVDSLVVERARAESQADAGSLQSICWGASAFGGLITAYFSGWLLEHFSTHTVFWITAIFPLLVSAVAWLIAESPVNKSAENSSENNSVSVKHQLSQLRQAVTQKAIWLPTAFVFIWQATPTADSAFFFFTTNELHFAPEFLGRVRLVTNLASLVGIWIFQRYLKSSPFRVIFGWSTVLSAALGMTMLLLVTHTNRALGIDDHWFSLGDSLILTVMGQIAYMPVLVLAARLCPPGVEATLFALLMSVSNLAGMVSYEFGAIIMHWLGITETNFDSLWLLVMITNLSTLLPLPFLNWLPAAEEQSQISTALQPASATQGEQFLPELITDVEATITRVN